One Fuerstiella marisgermanici DNA window includes the following coding sequences:
- a CDS encoding serine/threonine protein kinase, with the protein MDVNSRSKKQQRRIGKYVLLERLGFGGMSRVFSAIADDTQGKVALKITPVDNNSDVEFIDFQREVAIGRRLQHPHVVSAIECGCCDGRLFLAMPIVEGATLSNMTRLRDPLRKPASQRSRVFDDEWALPWVEGNWPHLARIAAQLSSALAACHAAGVIHRDIKPSNILMDRDGDVFLADFGLAVMHGQPSRFEVTNKDGTARYLPPEVFSKQRDGRSDIYSLGLTLHELATGRKPWGNIHHEVIRATRTEFRVPSVRSIRPEVPIELAACIDQAAADKPGRRFQTADAMQQAFLAAASRMPSDRLVAPIKIASKSIAR; encoded by the coding sequence ATGGATGTGAATTCACGGTCGAAAAAACAGCAACGACGGATCGGCAAATATGTTCTTCTCGAACGCCTGGGTTTCGGCGGCATGAGCCGTGTGTTTTCTGCAATTGCCGACGACACGCAAGGCAAAGTTGCACTGAAGATCACGCCAGTTGATAACAACAGCGATGTTGAATTTATCGACTTCCAGCGTGAAGTGGCGATCGGCCGTCGTCTGCAACACCCACACGTTGTCTCTGCGATCGAGTGCGGCTGCTGTGATGGACGCCTGTTCCTGGCGATGCCAATCGTGGAAGGAGCCACACTGTCGAATATGACTCGCCTGCGAGACCCGTTACGAAAGCCAGCGTCGCAGCGTTCGCGTGTTTTCGATGACGAATGGGCGCTACCGTGGGTCGAAGGCAACTGGCCACACCTGGCTCGCATCGCCGCACAGCTATCAAGTGCGTTGGCCGCCTGTCATGCGGCTGGGGTAATCCATCGCGACATCAAACCGAGCAACATCCTGATGGACCGCGACGGCGATGTGTTCCTGGCAGACTTCGGGTTAGCCGTGATGCACGGACAGCCGTCACGTTTCGAGGTGACAAACAAAGACGGAACTGCTCGTTACCTACCACCAGAAGTATTCAGTAAACAGCGCGATGGACGCAGCGACATTTATTCGCTGGGCCTGACATTGCATGAACTCGCGACTGGACGCAAACCGTGGGGCAATATTCACCACGAAGTCATTCGAGCCACCCGAACAGAATTTCGTGTGCCATCCGTTCGCAGTATTCGACCTGAGGTACCGATAGAACTGGCTGCGTGTATCGACCAGGCCGCTGCGGACAAACCGGGGCGGCGCTTCCAGACGGCGGATGCGATGCAACAGGCATTTCTGGCCGCGGCGAGCCGCATGCCATCCGACCGACTTGTGGCGCCGATCAAAATCGCCAGCAAGTCGATTGCTCGCTAA
- a CDS encoding inositol monophosphatase family protein has protein sequence MSPPSTSPHQSRLQFALDVTEKATKLILGHYQSQTLGIESKADDSPVTVADRGAETLIRDALAEKFPDDGILGEEFDDVAGSNGYRWILDPIDGTKPFIYGVPLFGTLVGIEFEGRMVAGVCRFPALNEVVYAAEGDGAWWQIGDGEPAKAAASTETDIAQARLMFTEPTGDLRCGRGDVLPKFLKQVRIARGWGDCYGHMLVATGRADIALDPQMSPWDIAALIPIVREAGGSCTDWKGNECVTTGDGVSIAPGLKSTVLEMLRDAPPLTTG, from the coding sequence GTGTCTCCGCCGTCCACTTCGCCGCACCAAAGTCGCCTCCAATTTGCACTCGATGTCACTGAAAAGGCCACCAAACTGATTCTTGGCCACTACCAGTCCCAAACGCTGGGAATCGAATCCAAAGCCGACGATTCGCCAGTCACCGTGGCGGATCGAGGTGCGGAAACGCTGATCCGAGACGCTCTGGCAGAAAAATTCCCCGACGACGGAATCCTGGGCGAGGAATTCGACGACGTCGCTGGCAGCAACGGCTACCGCTGGATTCTGGACCCAATCGACGGCACCAAGCCGTTTATTTACGGCGTGCCGTTGTTCGGAACGCTGGTCGGCATCGAATTTGAAGGTCGCATGGTGGCCGGAGTTTGCCGCTTTCCAGCCTTAAACGAAGTCGTCTATGCCGCAGAAGGGGACGGAGCGTGGTGGCAAATCGGCGATGGCGAACCCGCGAAGGCAGCCGCTTCTACAGAAACCGACATTGCTCAGGCACGCCTGATGTTCACGGAGCCGACGGGGGATCTGCGGTGTGGTCGAGGCGACGTGTTGCCGAAGTTTCTGAAACAGGTGCGGATCGCCCGCGGCTGGGGCGACTGCTATGGCCATATGTTGGTGGCCACGGGCCGAGCCGACATCGCGTTGGATCCGCAGATGTCACCTTGGGACATCGCCGCCCTGATCCCCATCGTGCGAGAAGCAGGCGGCAGTTGCACAGACTGGAAGGGCAACGAATGCGTCACAACCGGCGACGGCGTTTCGATCGCGCCCGGTCTGAAGTCCACAGTTCTGGAAATGCTGCGTGACGCGCCGCCGCTGACAACGGGTTAG